A genomic window from Rhizobium sp. 007 includes:
- a CDS encoding MarR family transcriptional regulator, which produces MKAQMAKTMEIPQEERRLEKQLCFAVYATAHAFTRAYKPILDKVGLTYPQYLVMLVLWEKAELPVKTIGEQLDLDSGTLSPLLKRLEQTGLIKRTRDARDERQVIVSLTPKGRSMKSEAATIMTAIGQAAGCTLEEMAEIRGSLQKLRGNLNAAV; this is translated from the coding sequence ATGAAAGCGCAGATGGCAAAGACGATGGAAATCCCGCAAGAGGAGAGGCGGCTGGAGAAACAGCTCTGTTTCGCGGTCTACGCGACGGCGCATGCCTTCACGCGCGCCTACAAGCCGATCCTCGACAAGGTCGGCCTCACCTATCCGCAATATCTGGTGATGCTCGTGCTCTGGGAAAAAGCCGAACTTCCGGTGAAGACGATCGGCGAGCAGCTCGACCTCGATTCGGGCACGCTCTCGCCGCTGCTCAAGCGGCTGGAGCAGACCGGGCTGATCAAGCGCACCCGGGACGCACGCGACGAGCGGCAGGTGATCGTTTCGCTGACGCCGAAGGGCCGGTCGATGAAGAGCGAGGCGGCAACGATCATGACGGCCATCGGCCAGGCGGCCGGCTGCACGCTCGAGGAAATGGCGGAAATCCGCGGATCTTTGCAGAAGCTGCGCGGGAACCTGAATGCAGCCGTGTGA
- a CDS encoding organic hydroperoxide resistance protein has product MPILYTTQASATGGRAGRAVSENGVLDVTLTVPKELGGDGATGTNPEQLFAAGYSACFLGALKFVAGQQKVKIPEDTTVSAKVGIGPREDGTGFGIDVALTVNIPGLDKAEAEKLAAAAHIVCPYSHAMRTSTEVPVTVA; this is encoded by the coding sequence ATGCCTATCCTCTATACGACCCAAGCTTCCGCCACCGGTGGCCGCGCAGGCCGCGCCGTTTCCGAAAACGGCGTTCTCGACGTGACGTTGACTGTTCCGAAGGAACTCGGCGGCGATGGCGCCACCGGCACCAATCCCGAACAGCTCTTCGCGGCCGGCTATTCCGCGTGCTTCCTCGGTGCCTTGAAATTTGTCGCGGGCCAGCAGAAGGTCAAGATTCCGGAAGACACGACGGTTTCCGCCAAGGTCGGCATTGGTCCGCGTGAAGACGGCACGGGCTTCGGCATCGACGTGGCGCTCACCGTCAATATCCCCGGCCTGGATAAGGCCGAGGCTGAAAAGCTCGCCGCCGCCGCCCACATCGTCTGCCCCTACAGCCACGCCATGCGCACCTCGACCGAAGTTCCGGTCACGGTGGCCTGA
- a CDS encoding MbcA/ParS/Xre antitoxin family protein — MTSLHLQDSRRTSEAAVITKAAVNAADRLGISARVLAVVLGVSEATVSRMKRQDHLLEPGSKSFELAVLLVRLFRSLDAIVGGDEAVARQWLRNANTALGAAPLEKIASISGLTDVLAYLDARRALV; from the coding sequence ATGACCTCGTTGCATCTTCAGGACAGCCGCCGGACATCCGAAGCCGCGGTGATCACCAAGGCGGCGGTCAATGCCGCAGACCGGCTCGGCATCAGCGCCCGCGTGCTTGCCGTCGTTCTCGGCGTATCGGAAGCCACTGTCTCGCGCATGAAGCGGCAGGATCATCTTCTGGAGCCTGGCAGCAAGTCCTTTGAGCTCGCTGTCCTGCTTGTCCGTCTCTTCCGCTCGCTGGATGCGATCGTCGGCGGCGACGAGGCGGTTGCCAGGCAATGGTTGCGCAACGCCAATACCGCGCTCGGTGCCGCACCGCTTGAAAAGATCGCCAGCATTTCCGGATTGACCGATGTCCTTGCCTATCTGGACGCCCGCCGCGCTCTCGTCTGA
- a CDS encoding RES family NAD+ phosphorylase, with translation MSLPIWTPAALSSEARAISGSFWRLVEAQHHISTLKLVDTLEEQALLETLLEESKPALPPECAGLDYLLATPFRYGAVYPHGSRFRRAGRTLGVFYASEKVETALSEMAFYRLLFFADSPETPLPANAAEYTAFAALVGTKAALDLTLPPLNRDRPTWTDPMNCEPCQALADTARAIGTEAILYESVRDPHHGKNIALLTAKAFSAREPAERQTWRIRLSPAGVQALCEFPKMRIGFARSDFGNDPRIAR, from the coding sequence ATGTCCTTGCCTATCTGGACGCCCGCCGCGCTCTCGTCTGAGGCGCGCGCGATATCCGGCAGTTTCTGGCGCCTGGTGGAGGCACAGCATCATATCTCGACGCTGAAGCTCGTCGATACGCTGGAAGAGCAGGCGCTGCTCGAAACACTGCTCGAGGAGAGCAAGCCGGCGCTGCCGCCCGAATGCGCCGGTCTCGACTATCTGCTCGCCACGCCCTTCCGCTACGGCGCTGTCTACCCGCATGGCTCGCGCTTTCGCAGGGCAGGGCGCACGCTCGGCGTTTTCTACGCTTCGGAAAAGGTGGAGACGGCGCTTTCCGAGATGGCCTTCTACCGCCTGCTCTTCTTCGCGGATTCTCCTGAGACGCCTCTGCCTGCGAATGCAGCCGAATACACCGCCTTTGCGGCTCTCGTCGGGACGAAGGCCGCGCTCGATTTGACTTTGCCGCCGCTCAACCGCGATCGCCCGACATGGACCGATCCTATGAATTGCGAACCCTGCCAGGCGCTTGCCGATACCGCCCGCGCGATCGGCACCGAAGCGATCCTTTATGAATCCGTCCGCGATCCGCATCACGGCAAGAATATCGCGCTGCTGACGGCCAAGGCCTTCAGCGCCCGCGAACCGGCCGAGCGCCAGACATGGCGCATTCGCCTGTCGCCGGCAGGCGTTCAGGCGCTGTGCGAATTTCCGAAGATGCGGATCGGCTTTGCCAGGAGCGATTTCGGCAACGATCCACGCATCGCCCGTTGA
- a CDS encoding MarR family winged helix-turn-helix transcriptional regulator, whose product MSNAIEIPFSTTLLVRDTCLCLHVQRAARALARLFDDALRPVGLTNGQFSLMMSLNRPEPPPMGPVANVLAMDQTTLTAALKPLQRRGWVNVTQNPKDKRGRLLSLTPEGKAVLAAALPIWERTHAALEEKLPGGSGERLRSALQALA is encoded by the coding sequence ATGTCAAACGCGATAGAAATTCCCTTTTCGACGACACTGCTGGTACGGGACACCTGCCTGTGCCTGCATGTTCAGCGCGCCGCGCGAGCACTCGCACGGCTTTTCGACGATGCGCTTCGTCCGGTCGGGCTCACCAACGGGCAGTTCTCGCTGATGATGTCCCTCAACCGGCCGGAGCCGCCGCCGATGGGGCCTGTGGCCAATGTTCTCGCCATGGACCAGACGACGCTGACGGCCGCGCTGAAACCGCTGCAACGCCGTGGCTGGGTAAATGTAACGCAAAATCCGAAAGACAAGCGGGGGCGGCTGCTCAGCCTGACGCCGGAGGGCAAGGCGGTGCTCGCCGCAGCGCTGCCAATCTGGGAAAGGACGCATGCAGCGCTGGAAGAGAAGCTGCCTGGCGGCAGTGGCGAGCGGCTGCGGAGCGCGCTGCAGGCGCTCGCCTGA
- a CDS encoding thioredoxin family protein gives MQNQVVSREQWLEARQALLLKEKEATHLRDRINAERLAMPWVKVDKDYVFNTPQGKKGLSDLFDGRSQLMIYHFMLGPDWEAGCTGCSFLSDHVDGALPHLNHHDVTWVAVSRAPLAKIEAYKKRMGWKFPWVSSFGSDFNFDYHVSFSPEDLAKDKVFYNFTAIEPAEAHDELPGLSSFYKNERGEIFHTYSSYARGPEELIGTLMILDRAPKGRNEEGTMDFVKRHDEYEGARKTQSRH, from the coding sequence ATGCAGAATCAAGTCGTTTCCCGTGAACAATGGCTGGAGGCCCGCCAGGCGCTGCTTTTGAAGGAGAAGGAAGCAACGCATCTCAGAGACAGGATCAATGCCGAGCGCCTGGCCATGCCCTGGGTCAAGGTCGACAAGGACTATGTCTTCAACACGCCGCAGGGAAAGAAGGGCCTATCCGATCTCTTCGACGGCCGCAGCCAGCTGATGATCTACCATTTCATGCTCGGTCCGGATTGGGAGGCCGGTTGCACCGGCTGCTCGTTCCTTTCCGATCACGTGGATGGCGCGCTGCCGCATCTCAACCATCACGACGTCACCTGGGTCGCGGTTTCGCGCGCGCCGCTCGCCAAGATCGAGGCCTACAAGAAGCGCATGGGCTGGAAGTTCCCCTGGGTTTCGTCCTTCGGCAGCGATTTCAATTTCGACTACCACGTTTCCTTCAGCCCGGAAGATCTCGCCAAGGATAAGGTTTTCTACAATTTCACCGCGATCGAACCCGCCGAGGCCCATGACGAACTGCCGGGGCTGAGTTCCTTCTACAAGAACGAGCGGGGTGAAATCTTCCATACCTACTCTAGCTATGCCCGTGGGCCGGAGGAACTGATCGGCACGCTGATGATCCTCGACCGCGCGCCGAAGGGCCGCAACGAGGAAGGCACGATGGATTTCGTCAAGCGCCACGACGAATACGAGGGCGCTCGAAAGACGCAATCCCGTCACTGA
- a CDS encoding DUF1579 domain-containing protein, which yields METAKALEEHRFLERLVGVWDVTASEMTADQQWTEIVRSLHGIWFVAEGNGEMPGGGAATTMLTLGYNAAKGKYVGSWIGSMMDHMWVYEGDVSPDGKVLSLYTRGPDFQNQGAEQDYREQIIFADDDHRTFNSAAKQPDGSWKQFMEAHYTRKP from the coding sequence ATGGAAACTGCAAAAGCGTTGGAGGAGCACCGCTTCCTCGAGAGGTTGGTGGGCGTATGGGATGTCACGGCATCCGAAATGACCGCTGACCAGCAATGGACGGAGATCGTGCGCTCGCTGCACGGCATCTGGTTCGTTGCCGAAGGCAATGGCGAGATGCCGGGCGGCGGGGCTGCCACCACCATGCTCACCCTCGGCTACAATGCGGCCAAGGGTAAATATGTCGGTAGCTGGATCGGCTCGATGATGGACCACATGTGGGTCTACGAGGGTGATGTATCGCCCGACGGCAAGGTGCTCAGCCTCTATACCCGTGGCCCCGATTTCCAGAACCAAGGCGCCGAGCAGGACTACCGCGAGCAGATCATCTTCGCCGATGACGATCACCGCACCTTCAACTCGGCGGCCAAGCAGCCGGACGGCAGCTGGAAGCAGTTTATGGAGGCGCATTACACGCGCAAGCCGTGA
- a CDS encoding VOC family protein: MASDTHGKFIWCELMTTDTKAAAGFYSSVVGWTTKEMPMEDLPSPYTIFEADGRGVAGMMTFPAELEGQGIPPNWTGYVCVDDVDQSAKDFEANGGQIRRPPEDIPTIGRFAVVADPHGAVLCIMTPLPMEGDSGWEPEMGTPGHIGWHELMAGNMEEAFAFYSKVFGWTKDHDFDMGEMGAYRIFAEHGKQIGGMMTKPAGVPMCYWGYYFNVPAIDSAIERVNAGGGKVIVGPMEVPGGSWIINATDPQGAFFCLVAPGR, from the coding sequence ATGGCTTCCGACACGCATGGCAAATTCATCTGGTGCGAACTGATGACGACGGATACCAAGGCTGCCGCCGGCTTCTACAGCTCTGTCGTCGGCTGGACGACGAAAGAGATGCCGATGGAGGACCTTCCTTCCCCCTATACCATCTTCGAGGCGGACGGCCGCGGCGTCGCCGGCATGATGACCTTTCCGGCCGAGCTCGAAGGGCAGGGCATTCCGCCGAACTGGACAGGCTATGTCTGTGTCGACGATGTCGACCAATCCGCGAAGGATTTCGAGGCGAACGGCGGCCAGATCCGCCGCCCCCCCGAAGACATCCCGACCATCGGCCGCTTTGCCGTCGTCGCCGACCCGCACGGGGCCGTCCTCTGCATCATGACGCCGCTGCCAATGGAGGGCGATAGCGGCTGGGAGCCGGAAATGGGTACGCCCGGCCATATCGGCTGGCACGAACTGATGGCCGGCAACATGGAGGAAGCCTTCGCCTTCTACTCGAAGGTCTTCGGCTGGACCAAGGACCACGATTTCGACATGGGCGAGATGGGCGCTTATCGCATCTTCGCCGAACATGGAAAACAGATCGGCGGCATGATGACCAAACCCGCCGGTGTGCCGATGTGCTATTGGGGCTATTACTTCAACGTGCCGGCGATCGACAGCGCCATCGAACGCGTCAATGCGGGCGGCGGCAAGGTAATCGTCGGTCCGATGGAAGTGCCCGGCGGCAGCTGGATCATCAATGCGACGGACCCGCAGGGCGCTTTCTTCTGCCTCGTCGCGCCGGGCCGCTGA
- a CDS encoding transglutaminase-like cysteine peptidase yields MADEQRRIAPLGGADGDRHGTCAVRNIDDLDEDLAVAELADAEGCAVAHIAGGTLVNAARTSRQQQRNLRTGQKRHFYHAVLSVAVDGNYFILDNMRDRVLPDSRLPDYQPLFSIARGKGYLHGLRAGNKQVASRMPLEKVAPGEGAAH; encoded by the coding sequence ATGGCTGATGAGCAGCGACGAATTGCGCCCCTTGGCGGCGCTGACGGCGACAGGCACGGCACCTGCGCCGTTCGAAACATCGACGACCTTGATGAAGACCTGGCCGTGGCGGAGCTCGCCGACGCTGAGGGCTGCGCCGTCGCGCACATCGCGGGCGGCACCCTCGTAAACGCCGCTCGCACCTCTCGGCAGCAGCAGCGTAATCTCCGTACCGGCCAGAAGCGCCACTTCTACCATGCGGTGCTTTCGGTCGCCGTCGATGGCAACTACTTCATCCTGGACAACATGCGCGACCGGGTGCTGCCCGACAGCCGCTTGCCCGACTACCAGCCGCTTTTTTCGATCGCCCGCGGCAAAGGGTATCTGCACGGGCTGCGGGCCGGCAACAAGCAGGTTGCCTCCCGCATGCCGCTGGAAAAGGTCGCACCGGGCGAAGGCGCGGCACACTGA